The nucleotide window GTCTGGTTCAGGGTGACGCGAAGCCGGTTCTCTTCCTTGGAATTCGACACCGGGAACCCCGGGATCGCAAGGAGGGAATCGGAGGCCTCTACCGCCGGCGAATAGTCGTAGTGAAAGCGGGGCGAGACCTTGTGGCGGATCCGCTCGAACGGGCCGACGCCGGGAAAAAACCCGTAGATATCGGTGGACACCGCGGCTCCGACGCGGAGACGCGCGGGCGCAGCGAGGAACTCTCCGTTCGTGTCGTCCGACTGAAACCGGCTCGCGTCCACGCTCAGCGTGGGACGAAGCGTCGTGCTCCCGATGAGGTCGATCTGGTATTCCGCCTGGGCTCCGTAGTCCAGTTTCGAAACGCTCCCGGACGTCGCGGACGCCGTCGTATCGACGCCGGCCATCGGCTGGAACGGAAGTACGGAGTTGCGGTTGAAGCTCGTGCGCCCGCTGACTCCGAAGGAGCCGATGCGGACGGCGCTGTTCGCGGACGCCACCTCGGTTCTCTTGCCATCGCTCTCCTCCCGCGTCCGGTCCAGGCGCGACGCGGAGAAGGCGCCGTTGACGACGATATTGTTGAACGGCCCGCTACGGTTGCGGGGTGCGCGGAAGAGGGTCAGGGGGGAGAAGGTCATCTGAAGCTTGGGCAGCGTGAGGTCCGTCCGCCCCTTCTGCGCCCCCAGATCCTGGCGCCGGCTTCCGCTCACGTTGACGGACGCGAAGGGGAACCGGTGCTGGATCCCGACATCCGACGCGATTCGTTGCGTCTGCACCGTCGGGTCGAAGGTCTGACGCTCGAAGACGGTGGTGTTCGAGACGAAGTTGGCGTTGACCCGTATGTCCGTGACGGGAGTCAACTCGTGATTGTGCCGCATCTGGAACTGCAGGGTCTTCTCGTTCCCGAAGCTGTAGCTCGCGATGACGTTGCCGCGGAAGAACTTCTTGATCGAGCGGTAGCGGACGGCGCCGTTGAGGCGGGTGAAGCGCCCGCTGAACCAGTCGGCCGTCGCCTGCGCATCCATGAATTCGTTGAACGCAAAGTAATACCCGAAGTCGGTGATGCTCCGCCGGGCGTTG belongs to Candidatus Palauibacter australiensis and includes:
- a CDS encoding putative LPS assembly protein LptD, with product MALAALLGGLGATETARAAPAGARPLQFTARADTDSVVVAGRDSLRQDSASRDTLDIPEADSAAVGDSAAAVGDSVAVGDSSAAAAVPALPDSPAADTLDAEPTDPPFPQQDDIFGQLLGEPGYQVVRYQGRGVELDVDRQRVQLNREAQVMYEQSAIDADTITYEAGLQFVRGCGNISLTGEGENVISDECLNYDVSATKGTVVDARTSFAQQGADWFIRGLMTMRGSGTAFVETGNFTSCDLDEPHYYFRAGQIKVVSNDIVVAWPVTLYIQNVPVAWLPFFAQDIREERRSGFLPPRFGFNDVVASSSNARRSITDFGYYFAFNEFMDAQATADWFSGRFTRLNGAVRYRSIKKFFRGNVIASYSFGNEKTLQFQMRHNHELTPVTDIRVNANFVSNTTVFERQTFDPTVQTQRIASDVGIQHRFPFASVNVSGSRRQDLGAQKGRTDLTLPKLQMTFSPLTLFRAPRNRSGPFNNIVVNGAFSASRLDRTREESDGKRTEVASANSAVRIGSFGVSGRTSFNRNSVLPFQPMAGVDTTASATSGSVSKLDYGAQAEYQIDLIGSTTLRPTLSVDASRFQSDDTNGEFLAAPARLRVGAAVSTDIYGFFPGVGPFERIRHKVSPRFHYDYSPAVEASDSLLAIPGFPVSNSKEENRLRVTLNQT